In a single window of the Arachis hypogaea cultivar Tifrunner chromosome 6, arahy.Tifrunner.gnm2.J5K5, whole genome shotgun sequence genome:
- the LOC112755538 gene encoding E3 ubiquitin-protein ligase SINAT5, which yields MDLDSIECVSSSDGMDEDEIQHHNLHPHHHSEFSSSKPRNGGANNNNINNNNNNNSNNNVMGATVVIPPATSVHELLECPVCTNSMYPPIHQCHNGHTLCSTCKTRVHNRCPTCRQELGDIRCLALEKVAESLELPCKYYSLGCPEIFPYYSKLKHETVCNFRPYNCPYAGSECSIVGDIPFLVAHLRDDHKVDMHTGCTFNHRYVKSNPREVENATWMLTVFHCFGQYFCLHFEAFQLGMAPVYMAFLRFMGDENEARNYSYSLEVGANGRKLIWEGTPRSIRDSHRKVRDSHDGLIIQRNMALFFSGGDRKELKLRVTGRIWKEQQNPDAGVCIPNLCS from the exons ATGGATTTGGACAGCATTGAGTGTGTGTCATCCTCTGATGGCATGGATGAAGATGAGATCCAACACCATAaccttcatcctcatcatcactcTGAGTTTTCATCTTCGAAGCCTCGCAATGGAGgcgccaacaacaacaacatcaacaacaacaacaacaacaacagcaacaacaatgtTATGGGCGCAACGGTGGTTATTCCTCCTGCAACCAGCGTCCATGAGTTGCTTGAATGTCCCGTTTGCACCAATTCAATGTATCCCCCAATTCATCAG TGCCATAATGGGCATACATTGTGTTCCACATGTAAAACAAGGGTGCACAATCGGTGTCCCACTTGTAGACAAGAGCTTGGAGATATTAGGTGTCTGGCACTGGAAAAGGTGGCTGAATCGCTCGAGTTACCTTGCAAGTACTACTCCCTCGGATGTCCAGAAATATTTCCATACTACAGCAAGCTGAAGCATGAGACAGTATGCAATTTCAGACCATACAATTGTCCTTATGCTGGATCAGAGTGCTCTATTGTCGGGGACATTCCTTTCCTTGTTGCACATCTGAGGGATGATCACAAGGTGGACATGCACACAGGATGCACATTCAACCACCGCTATGTAAAATCAAATCCCCGTGAAGTTGAGAATGCAACATGGATGCTCACG GTATTTCATTGTTTTGGACAATACTTCTGTCTCCACTTTGAAGCATTCCAGCTAGGCATGGCCCCGGTTTACATGGCATTCCTTCGTTTCATGGGGGACGAGAATGAGGCTCGGAACTATAGCTATAGCCTTGAGGTCGGGGCAAATGGCAGGAAACTCATTTGGGAGGGTACTCCACGAAGTATCCGGGATAGCCACCGGAAAGTCAGGGATAGCCATGATGGTCTGATCATTCAACGAAATATGGCCTTATTTTTCTCTGGTGGAGATAGGAAGGAACTGAAACTAAGAGTTACAGGAAGAATATGGAAGGAACAACAGAATCCAGATGCCGGAGTGTGCATACCAAATCTTTGTAGCTGA
- the LOC112755539 gene encoding protein EIN6 ENHANCER: MEPEVVEAELVLPSYLSFKKVQMYEKYPKGQSRGRHWKHLKQIIQAENYQNYPPEEPNYVNIESPPSMHPCKKICDITGFEAPYYDPRTNLRYANTEVFKIIRSLPNEYVQRYLALRNAQVVLK, from the exons ATGGAGCCAGAGGTAGTGGAGGCAGAGCTGGTTTTGCCAAGTTATCTCAGTTTCAAGAAGGTTCAAATGTATGAGAAATATCCTAAAGGCCAATCCAGAGGCAGGCACTGGAAACACCTTAAACAGATTATTCAGGCTGAGAATTACCAAAATTACCCTCCTGAGGAACCCAATT ATGTCAATATTGAATCGCCCCCTTCTATGCATCCTTGCAAGAAAATTTGTGATATTACTGGCTTTGAG GCACCTTACTATGATCCTAGGACCAATCTCCGGTATGCTAACACTGAAGTTTTCAAGATCATAAGATCGCTTCCTAATGAATATGTGCAGAGATACCTAGCTTTAAGGAATGCCCAAGTGGTTCTTAAGTag
- the LOC112755540 gene encoding uncharacterized protein, whose product MNGMTISATSNSCTIRFGGILQKAFVSPCAGSSYWKRILRNHSTCASLAVSSVVPIIFRSSSSPLIASNLSQSEVQQRSDEWFALRKDKLTTSTFSTALGFWKGSRRVELWHEKVFATEVQVIEASKRNAMEWGVQNESAAIDQYRKITGHEVSTMGFAMHANERLDWIGASPDGVLGCFPEGGILEVKCPYNKGKPETGLPWSSMPFYYMPQVQGQMEIMDCEWVDLYCWTPNGSTIFRVLRERSYWELIHGILREFWWESVVPAKEALVLGSEEQAKSYKPATRHKQTGLAIAKSINLASQAKLLCREIAGHVEFYS is encoded by the coding sequence atgaatggGATGACGATTTCAGCTACAAGCAATTCCTGCACCATTAGATTCGGTGGCATTCTCCAGAAAGCATTTGTGTCTCCATGTGCTGGGAGTAGTTATTGGAAAAGAATTTTAAGAAATCACTCCACATGTGCCTCACTGGCGGTTTCTTCAGTTGTGCCAATCATTTTTCGGTCCTCATCCTCTCCGCTGATTGCTTCAAACCTTTCGCAGTCTGAGGTCCAACAACGCTCAGACGAGTGGTTCGCGCTTCGTAAGGACAAGCTGACCACAAGCACATTCAGTACTGCATTGGGTTTCTGGAAAGGGAGCCGTCGTGTCGAGTTATGGCACGAGAAAGTATTTGCAACAGAAGTACAGGTCATTGAAGCTTCCAAAAGAAACGCCATGGAATGGGGTGTGCAGAATGAATCAGCAGCTATAGATCAGTACAGAAAAATCACAGGTCATGAGGTGAGCACAATGGGGTTTGCAATGCATGCGAATGAGCGACTCGATTGGATTGGTGCCTCCCCGGATGGTGTTCTAGGTTGCTTCCCGGAAGGTGGGATATTGGAAGTCAAGTGTCCTTACAACAAGGGCAAGCCGGAGACAGGGTTGCCATGGTCATCCATGCCTTTCTATTACATGCCCCAAGTGCAGGGCCAAATGGAGATAATGGATTGCGAGTGGGTTGACCTATATTGCTGGACACCAAACGGAAGCACAATATTTCGGGTGCTCAGAGAACGCAGTTATTGGGAGTTGATACATGGGATTTTGCGCGAGTTTTGGTGGGAAAGCGTGGTTCCTGCCAAGGAAGCTTTGGTGTTGGGATCTGAAGAGCAGGCCAAGTCATATAAGCCTGCAACTAGACACAAACAGACAGGTCTGGCTATTGCCAAAAGCATAAACTTGGCTAGCCAAGCAAAGCTTCTATGCAGAGAAATTGCAGGGCATGTTGAATTCTATAGCTGA